The Puntigrus tetrazona isolate hp1 chromosome 23, ASM1883169v1, whole genome shotgun sequence genome has a segment encoding these proteins:
- the LOC122328796 gene encoding sodium-dependent lysophosphatidylcholine symporter 1-like yields the protein MASNSGNTLESRTDENITCATENDDTQAKTSGIPFSRKLCFAIGGMPYQMTGTAMGFYMQVFLLDVVKMGAFSASIILFLGRAWDAVTDPLIGYAVSKSGRTRIGKLIPWIVFSMPLGVLSYVMLWYTPQDTMSSGFSFGWYFTWCCLFDTFMSCYHVPYSSLNMFLGGNQKDRDSATGYRMGMEVFATLAGAAIQGQIVGVHHAKRTHACSLQNATEGVSGNYTESLDGISDALRNTRTAYLTCALILGILYFLCCLVLFLGVKEQLAPLSKLDSVNVPYLTGIKLMVGHTPYVRLVFGFLFASLAFQMSQANFALFCTYTKNMGAYFQHIVLILLTVATISIPVWQTVLVTIGKKTTTFIGLSLYIPALIVISVVKSNIPAFIIMSLLAGMSLATVFLLPWSMLPDVVDDFKVKNPSCHDLEPLFYSCYVFFNKFGGGMSVGVSTLVLHFVGYKPGACKHNPEVVFSLWLLFALVPICLLLISLVIFRFYPINEERRQKIQDELRKAVTETNMKGEELSL from the exons ATGGCCAGCAATAGTGGGAATACACTGGAAAGTCGCACAGATGAGAACATAACCTGCGCGACAGAAAACGACGACACTCAGGCg AAAACCTCAGGCATCCCTTTCTCCAGGAAACTGTGCTTTGCCATTGGAGGAATGCCTTATCAAATGACTGGAACCGCCATGGGCTTTTACATGCAGGTCTTTTTACTGGACGTTGTGAag ATGGGAGCTTTCTCTGCATCCATCATTCTCTTCCTTGGTCGGGCTTGGGATGCTGTTACAGATCCTCTGATAGGATATGCCGTGAGTAAGAGTGGCCGGACCAGAATTGGCAAACTTATCCCTTG GATTGTGTTCTCGATGCCACTTGGGGTCCTATCATACGTTATGCTCTGGTATACCCCGCAGGACACCATGTCCTCTGGCTTCAGTTTCGGCTGGTACTTCACATGGTGCTGTCTGTTTGACACCTTCATGAGT TGCTACCATGTGCCATATTCTTCCCTAAACATGTTTCTGGGGGGGAATCAGAAGGATCGAGACTCGGCCACTGGATACA GAATGGGCATGGAAGTGTTCGCTACACTGGCGGGAGCTGCCATTCAGGGTCAGATAGTGGGAGTGCACCATGCCAAGAGGACACACGCCTGCAGTTTACAGAACGCCACGGAAGGGGTTTCTGGGAACTATACTGAATCTCTGGATGGCATATCTGACGCTCTACGAAATACA AGAACGGCCTACTTGACTTGTGCACTAATTTTAGGAATACTATACTTTCTGTGCTGCCTTGTGCTTTTCCTCGGAGTGAAGGAGCAGTTGG CCCCTCTGAGTAAACTGGACAGCGTAAATGTCCCCTATCTAACTGGTATAAAGTTGATGGTGGGACACACTCCATATGTGCGGCTTGTATTTGGCTTCCTGTTTGCTTCACTAGCCTTCCAG ATGAGTCAGGCAAATTTTGCTCTTTTCTGCacttacacaaaaaatatgGGAGCATATTTCCAGCATATTGTTCTCATACTATTG acagtagccacaatatccatCCCAGTCTGGCAAACAGTATTAGTCACAATAGGCAAAAAGACCACCACATTCATCGGCCTATCA CTTTATATCCCAGCTCTAATTGTGATAAGCGTAGTGAAAAGTAATATACCTGCCTTCATTATCATGTCCTTGTTAGCTGGCATGAGTCTGGCAACCGTTTTTCTACTCCCTTG gtcAATGTTGCCAGATGTAGTGGATGACTTTAAAGTCAAGAACCCATCATGCCACGATCTAGAACCATTGTTCTACTCCTGCTACGTTTTCTTCAACAAATTCGGAGGAGGCATGTCTGTTGGAGTCTCTACTTTGGTTTTACA TTTTGTAGGATACAAGCCTGGTGCTTGTAAACACAATCCAGAGGTCGTGTTTTCACTGTGGCTGCTCTTCGCTCTTGTGCCAATCTGCCTGCTGCTCATCAGCTTGGTGATTTTTCGCTTCTACCCCATCAACGAAGAACGGCGACAGAAAATCCAAGACGAATTAAGAAAAGCAgt GACAGAGACCAACATGAAAGGAGAAGAACTGAGCCTATGA
- the LOC122328797 gene encoding LOW QUALITY PROTEIN: sodium-dependent lysophosphatidylcholine symporter 1-like (The sequence of the model RefSeq protein was modified relative to this genomic sequence to represent the inferred CDS: inserted 1 base in 1 codon), whose amino-acid sequence MANSRSALDKQADDSICATENDDNQPKNPGIPFSRKLCYAVGGMPYQMTANAKGFFMQIFLLDVVKMEAFSASIILFLGRAWDAVTDPLIGYAVSKSGRTRIGKLIPWIVFSMPLGVLSYVMLWYTPQDTMSSGFSFGWYFTWCCLFDTFMSCYHVPYSSLNMFLGGNQKDRDSATGYRMGMEVFATLXGAAIQGQIVGVHHAKRTHACSLQNATEGVSGNYTESLDGISDALRNTRKAYLTGALVLGLLYFLCCLVLFLGVKEQLAPLSKLDSVNVPYLTGIKLMVGHTPYVRLVFGFLFASLAFQMAQGNFALFCTHAANMGAYFQHLVLILLTSATISIPMWQTLLVKKGKKTTIFIGLSIYIPALTVISLVKSNLPVFIIMSMVAGASLAALYLLPWSMLPDVVDDFKVKNPSCHDLEPLFYSCYVFFNKFGGGMSVGVSTLVLHFVGYKPGACKHNPEVIHSLKVLFAPVPICLLLISLVMFYFYPINEEQRQKIQEALRKAGTETGLKGEEELSL is encoded by the exons ATGGCCAACAGTCGTAGTGCACTGGACAAACAAGCAGACGACAGCATCTGTGCCACAGAAAATGACGACAATCAACCG AAAAATCCAGGCATCCCTTTCTCCAGGAAACTGTGCTATGCAGTTGGAGGAATGCCTTATCAAATGACTGCAAACGCCAAGggctttttcatgcagatctTTTTACTGGATGTTGTGAAG ATGGAAGCTTTCTCTGCATCCATCATTCTCTTCCTTGGTCGGGCTTGGGATGCTGTTACAGATCCTCTGATAGGATATGCCGTGAGTAAGAGTGGCCGGACCAGAATTGGCAAACTTATCCCTTG GATTGTGTTCTCGATGCCACTTGGGGTCCTATCATACGTTATGCTCTGGTATACCCCACAGGACACCATGTCCTCTGGCTTCAGTTTCGGCTGGTACTTCACATGGTGCTGTCTGTTTGACACCTTCATGAGT TGCTACCATGTGCCATATTCTTCCCTAAACATGTTTCTGGGGGGGAATCAGAAGGATCGAGACTCGGCCACTGGATACA GAATGGGCATGGAAGTGTTCGCTACAC GCGGAGCTGCCATTCAGGGTCAGATAGTGGGAGTGCACCATGCCAAGAGGACACACGCCTGCAGTTTACAGAACGCCACGGAAGGGGTTTCTGGGAACTATACTGAATCTCTGGATGGCATATCTGATGCTCTACGAAATACA AGAAAAGCGTATTTGACTGGAGCATTAGTATTGGGATTGCTGTACTTTCTGTGCTGCCTCGTCCTCTTTCTTGGTGTGAAGGAACAGTTGG CCCCTCTGAGTAAACTGGACAGCGTAAATGTCCCCTATCTAACTGGTATAAAGTTGATGGTGGGACACACTCCATATGTGCGGCTTGTATTTGGCTTCCTGTTTGCTTCACTAGCCTTCCAG aTGGCTCAAGGGAATTTCGCCCTCTTCTGTACTCACGCAGCGAATATGGGAGCATATTTCCAACATCTTGTTCTCATATTACTG ACATCGGCTACAATATCCATCCCAATGTGGCAGACACTACTGGTCAAAAAAGGCAAGAAGACCACCATATTCATCGGCCTATCA ATTTATATCCCAGCTCTAACTGTGATATCCCTAGTGAAAAGTAATTTACCTGTCTTCATTATTATGTCCATGGTAGCTGGTGCAAGTCTGGCAGCCCTCTATCTACTCCCTTG gtCAATGTTGCCAGATGTAGTGGATGACTTTAAAGTTAAGAACCCATCATGCCATGATCTAGAACCATTGTTCTACTCCTGCTACGTTTTCTTCAACAAATTCGGAGGAGGCATGTCTGTTGGAGTCTCTACTTTGGTTTTACA TTTTGTAGGATACAAGCCTGGTGCTTGTAAACACAATCCAGAGGTCATACACTCTCTGAAGGTGCTTTTCGCTCCTGTGCCAATCTGCCTGCTGCTCATCAGCTTGGTGATGTTTTACTTCTACCCCATCAACGAAGAACAGCGACAGAAAATCCAAGAAGCATTAAGAAAAGCAGg